aAGCGacgcgtcccgccgcctgggcatgtgctgcacgcgcggtacgctgctgctcgagcgcggtgcgcagctcctgggtttgctgacgctgctcgtcgagcttagcttgaagctccttgagctgcgccagctgagcttgtcgcgccgccgagcttgacgaagaagaaggggctgcaggcggcACCAAAGGTTGGTTCGCCTGcgcgtccgcgccgccgtccccgtcgtcgcCCGGAATGTTGTCGtcttgcccgtccgcgagctggaacatgaagcactcccgggcagGATCGTGATCCCCCTCGCCGGAGTCttcagagcaggtgaggcagtaggccgtcgccagctggaacaagcggagagcgtcggggtcgcgaaccccggagtagtccgagtgaagttgttcatgaataAGTTGACGTCGTCAGGGATTGAGCTCGCCGTCttggggtaggattcgtcaggagacgacgcgatgaggctgtGGATCGACaggagatgatgacccggcaggtcCTCATACTTGGTGAAGTTAGCGCTGGTTGACGACGCGTGGGTGGcagtgttgcgcatcccgaaggggaagggcgacggcgaggtcgagcccctCCTGGGAGACACTGGTGCTGCAGCAGGTGACAGTGCCGGCGCTGATGACGCcgaagcacgtgatgacgacgcggtggccccgttggccgtgaTGTTGAGTCctgacatgccagcctcaacccatgtgggggagctgtggcgtgccgcacgacgccgctccgcgcgtgcttgtcacgaacgctgacccgagcgcctgttgcgccgggctggtgaagtcggggtgacggggttgcgtccgagcgagaggagccgcatgaggtaatcgttgccggttgctctaaaCTCGAGATTCCCGAACCAGATCATGtgtcccgctgggagcggatccgaaacacccataggatatgggttggatctgctcggcATCCCTGGAAATGAAATGGGAACTAgagaaaaatgtcacgcagcggcccctagctggcgcgccaactgtcggtgtcccgacccgggggtccggatcccaactagtaaatgctgcgtgtttcctcgtcccagatgatgatggaagaggcaacacagtaacgcacagtttatcctggttccggctgcggggccgtacgtccagcaaagggagtgtgcgagggcactgtattatcttgcacccggagtgcttgtagtaggggatacaagcgaggcgagagagggaggaaggctcccaagtctctgctagaagaggggttgaacGTGGCGAATAGGGATGCCGGAGCGTAAGTGATGATGGATCGCGTCCGAAGGCGTTTTTTTTTGTGCTCTTTGTCTAAAGGaagcctgcctcctccttttatagtcacaaggaggggcggcgtacatgagtaggggcgtggaagtcgtcgctTTCCtccgaatcgcggggtacagtggtcgaatactgtaggaagtacactgtggggcatggcgtcgggcgtggcagtcgtcctggatatcgtccttcgtcccgcggagatcgcgccggcgtcctgccatcCCCTGCAGGCGGCATGGTCGTCGCTGGtgtatggtcttctatatacggcgcggtggcgttTAGTGGGCCTTGCGGCcagggtcctgcatgcaccggcggtagcggggcacgcggcggccccggaccccctggtcggagtgcgggcgtgcacactaggaggtccgggggacacgtggaggtcccggactccgTCCGTGTGTGCTGAGCGCCCCTCTCCAAAGGACCaaaggacacgtgacgtcgtCGGACCCTTTTCCCAGCGAGAGGCGGGTCCGGACGGTTGGTGTaagcagaatagtaacgggagcagtgccgagcctgtcttgtcccgcgtcgcaggtcccgcAGTGTTGCTACaacatccgggatggcggagtggTGACCGGAGtaagcggatgggaccccggtcacatccactgtggggaatggagGCCCGACGCCGCTTGTCCTGGgtgccgtggtggagtggctggcctttaatgccttcgtacgacgggcgggtgagcggcagggccgtttgtcccttatgtCGAGAGGTGGCCTTGAGCGAGTCGGAGATGGGTTACtccctcgagggtaggttcgctaccctcgagcgaggcggagatgttttgcccgctcgagggtaggtgcgctaccctcgagcaagtcggagacgcggggcgcagtcgaggggtctcgacggggccctcgagcgaggcggagatcgtcccgcgggttcgagggggatgcgaatgggccgcacgctgggcttctttgggtcctttcctttcttccggatgggaagcaggccgtgggccttcgtgggctcagtcgcttaacatgtgtttgcgtttttcagagtgatcttagtaccccgattagggtgtccctaatcgtggtacccgacacatATATATTGATTTTTCGAAACTCGAACTGTCAGGGTGCTTGTCTGATTCATTTCCAAGATTTCAATGCTGAGGTTCTTAAATGCCTGACCATACCAAATGCGAAGGTCAATCTTTTCAAGGAGCCACCTGAAGGAACACGTACATCTACGAGTGTTGGTTTCTTTGCTGGTGATTGGAGTGAAATGGATAAGCTACTTCTTTGCGGAGATGCTGAGCAAGACAGAACAACCAGTGGTGTTACAGAAGATAAAACATATAATGGTTATGATATCATCATGATGGCTGAGACTGTTTATGCGTTATCTTCTCTTCCAAATCTCTACAGGCTTATCAAGAAGGTCAACATTCAAAATTTTCATTTTACTGAATATTCTTTCTTCTAGATTAAAGGTTGCTGAATATTGTCTTTCTTACACATTGAAAGCCTTGTGCAGTGCTTGCGCTACCCTGGGGGTGTGGTTTACATGGCAGGGAAGAAGCATTATTTTGGCGTGGGTGGTGGCACAAGACCGTTCCTACGCTTGGTTGAAGAAGATGGTAAGTTGTTTGTCCTTCCTATGTAGAACTTTAATCTGCAAGATTTTTATTTGTGTACACCATAGCTTTTTTTCCCAGTAGGATCAAATGCTTGATTTGTAAACTTGTGAAAAACATGAGGGAAATGATATCTGACTGCTTCATGGTGATCATTTATGTTTCATTTCCTCTTTCTTCTACATATGCCACTTCAGAATTATACGacattttatattttcaaatgatcaaacTTCTtcaactttgaccgctaatatATACGAAAACTATTTAGATCGGTGACAAGGAAATAATGATATTTAATTAGCTGGATTTGTTATGCTATGTACTTTTACAGTATAAGAGAAGGTACTTCTACTAACATTTTACTACAAACAATGTCATTGCTTATTATCTTGTCTGTCCAATGTGTCATATGTTGTTGAAGAGAGGGGtaaatttttcttcttttctttttctactCTTAGTGAATGGTATCAACATGTGTTCTAAATGTATAGTTGTAAAATGTAGATTATCCATGCTTAATATGATATTTTACGTTCCATAACAATAGATGGTATTATCTTTTTGTTGATGGGGACATAACTGTAGACTATGAACTATTTCTCTGAACACCGTGTGGTATTCAAGCATTGTTTTTTACTGACTTTTTGTTGTTCTCTAGGCGCTATGCTAACTGAGCGGCTCAATGATGTTGCCGATGGATCATCTAATGTTAGGGAGGTTTGGAAATTCTCGTTCAAATAGATTAGCACTTCCCTTGCGATTGTCAAAGAAACTGAAAACATGTACTGTACTCCATATTGGTAGAGGGAAGCCTTGGTCTAGGAGTTCCCTTATTCGGCTAATGTACCTTTGACTATTTCAAAAGCCGAACTTttcatttggaattttgatatGATTATGAACCTCCAGACCATAATCAAGAAATTGCTGTACCTCCAGATCATGTTCTAAACTCGTGTTGCCCCTCCTTAACACATGAATTATCCATGATCTCCCAAATTCTCTCATATTTTCCACCAACAAAAGTATCCCCTTCCTAGAACAAACAAAAGCTTCCACTTCCCATTCAACATCATTGCCAAGATTCCTGCTAGTTCCAATGGCAGACACAACTGATTGAGTAACACCTGACAAGTCAAAAAAAGGGCCCAGGGACAAAATTCTACCCCGGATGCTTCACCCTTCCAGCTTTCCATCCGGAATGATACACCATGCTTGCTGGCATGGGGCCAAGGAGGTGACTCATGGCAGCCAAGAAGAATGTTTTTGTCCCGGTAAACACTCGAGATGTCATGCATCCAAACAACAGCAAGACTGACAGCGAGAGGTGCCAATGGGGTAGGGACATGGATGTGAGAGGATGTCCATAGCCCCATGTGATGCAAGGAATGAGGCATTAGGGCAAGCTTTGTCCCTATCTCCACGTTTCTCATTCCATGTGCCTACTGTGTGTGTTTAGTCCTTGTGATTTGCGTGTACGCTCGCCCTCCTCGTAGTGTCTATATCTCCTGCATTGCAGCTTTCACGGTGAAGCTGCCATGATGGGCTTCTTCCAGTACACcggcgtcggtggcggcggcggtggccgtggcGGCAGCCTGTTCCAGTACCAGCGGCTGGAGCGCCGGCAGCCTGTTCCAGTACCAGCGGCTGGAGCGCCGGTTGGAGCGCCGGGACGACGCGGCCGCCCCGCGGTcccggtggcggtggctgccggcggcgcTGAACGGTAAGGCGGTTTCGTCTCCCCCCTGCTTGTTCCATGCCAAGAAGCTCTGGTGGGGCAGGATCCCGAGAAAGGTGGCCGAGCTCTCCGCCAAGATCCGGCATGCGGGCGCCGGCGCCACGTGCCCCGCCGTCGTCATCTTCATGTCGCCGTGGGGGCTCCCGGTGCTCTCCCGGCCGCTCCTGGCCGGCCACAGGAGCAGGTGTCAGTATCGCCATGGGAGGGGTGCATTCTGACTTCTGGTCGAGAAGCAAGCAGAAGCAGGTACCAGAGATCCGTGTTCCTGGCCGGTGATGGTATCGACATGAATACCGTGTGTATGATATGTGTGTGAGTGGAAAATGAGGTAGTTGGTCCTGCCCTGTAGGCTGagtattgatttttttttttcattttgatcTGTGTGCAATATATACCCGTGTCGTGTCGTCGTGCTGGCAGCTGCATCTGAGCTTGGGTCGATCTGCTCTGCTGTTTGATCCTGACCAGAGGTTCGTCAGATCTTGTGCAGAAACATGAGCGCAGATTGAGCAGGGTCTCTCGTCCATAGCCTACTGTCAGTTTCATTCACTCCCAACCTCAAACAGAGGTCTCGTTCAATTGGTGGCTGCTTGAGGCCGGAAGCTGCCCTGAAATTCGGCGCAAAAAGTGAGTCACTGACAAGTAGGCACCACCAGGCCTGGAGTCTCGGTGGTGTCAGTCTTGTGCCACTCGCTGGCTATGAAAGGCTACTGACCAAGCGAGCCATCCATGTGCGATGTGCTTTGTTGAACTTTGTGTTTCactctgcttttttttttggtgtgtgtgtgtgtgggggggggggggggggtgattgCATCTGATGATCATTTgaagataaaaaaaagagattGTTGTCCTAGCTAGTGCATTCCAGTTGCTGTGAGCGAATGCAAAGTTTGATGCTATTCTGTATTCACTTCGCTGCCAGTGCCAGTCAGGTGATCTGTTTGGCCGGGTGTGTATCCTCGTCGTCGCAAAGCTCTGTAGGCCTTTGCCGCCATGGACTGACTATAAACGGAGGCCTCTTTCTGAATGCAGAAAATTTCACACAGGGACGTCGTAATCGAGAGCAATTATTCCCGCGTTTCCACAGTTTCGTATCATGGTGCGTCCTTGCAGCAACAGCAATACGGCATGCATTGTGCTCTTCATCGATGGTTAGcaatcttaaaaaaaaaaagggaaaagctataCCTCTCACCCTCGTGGTTTGGAGGCTCTCCTCACTCGAATTTGTTTGGCTCTAAATCCTCTATTTCTTCTCCAACTTTGGCGAGATTCCGGTGAGGTTAGGGTTCGGGGTTGCTGGAGGAGGCTACTGCTCGGCCTTAGAAGGTGGGCCCGGCGGCGGTAGGCCGgcctggcggtggtggcgggcgcggtggcggcaAGGCTGGTGGCTGTGGAGGAAGGCGGTCGGGCCAGTGCCGGGGCGGGGCCGAcgtggcgggaggcggcggtgcggtGTCCGTGCATGTGAGCTAAGGCTGCGTCCGAGCTTCGGCCACGCTGAAGGTGGCGGGTGGCGGACCGGCGCTGGAAGGGCAGGATGgctggaggtagaagatgaGTAAAATTTCAGGATAGACACCCAAAAAACAGGGTAGCAATCAACTGCTACTACAGACGGCATTCCAAGCGACACACGTGTTCTGACAGAGCTGCGCGTGCATCACTACGATGGATGCGGCCATGTCGATGCATCATGCAGCGTGTGTGTGCGTGGATTGTCCTTgcgagaaaaagagagaaaaggagtACCACAGTGGAGCAGGGAGGGAGAATCCATCAAAGGTCGACCTACTAAAGTTGAAACCCTCTCCCCTACCTAGCGCACCTTACATCCATGGATTAATTCTCTCTCCCGTGCCCGTGCACATAAATgtaggctctctctctctctctctctctctctctctctctctctctctctctctctctctctaaaggCGTCCCTGGAAACAAACAGGGTCTCAAGATCCACAGAGCTAGACAGACTGACAGAGTCGAAGGAACTCAGacatggaggagggggaggatgcCGATGCCATTGCCATGGCCGAGGAGAGCCCCAAGCAGCAGGCTGCGGCATGCAACAAGCGCGCGAGGCTCCACAGGTCGTTCCTGCGCCTGTCCAGAGCCCTCAAGAAGCTCCacgcccgccgcggccaccaGGCGGCAGCGACCGCGGGCGCCTCCGAGCCGCCGCAGACGccgtcgtcctccgccgccgcctcattcCTCTCCGGGTGCATGCACCATCCCCGGACCCACTCCttcgcctccgcccgccgccacaACAAGCACGAGGACGACGACCGCGAGGACGCCCTCGCCGTCAACTTCCGGTCACTCCGGATCGTCGGCAGCACGACGGCTGATGCCGTTGTCGCCAATGAGTGCTCGAGCGCCTCGTCGTCGCTGCAGGACCATTAcagcagcgacggcggcagGGAGCGCGAGGGCGTGGTGCCGCCGCTACCTGCCGCAGTGGCCAGCAAGGCGTCGGTCGTCGGCGGCGCAGGCGTCGCGGTCGTGACCTTCTCCGCAGCGCCGTACGAGGACTTCCGGCGGTCCATGCGGGAGATGGTGGACGACGCCGCCGCatgcggctcggcggcgccggcggtggactGGGACTTCATGGAGGAGCTGCTCTTCTGCTACCTCCGCCTCAACGACCGCGCGGTGCACGGGGACATCCTCCGCGCCTTCACCGACACGGTCGCCGCGctccggcggaggaggagacgcagggcggcggcgaagaGCGGGCGGGCGCGCCGGCGGGGCGCTGGAGCGGACAGCAACGGGTGACGGCGACgtggaggccacggcggcgtcgtgaTACGtgccgaggacgaggaggagcatAGGTAAGCCGGCCGGCGGTAGTGcggcgccccgcctcgccgccgcgcacggccGGTTAGCCGGCGTCCTTACGAGTTAACGGTCGCGCGCACATTTTTATGAGTCCTATTGAATGTGATAAAGTAACCTGCATGTTAATTACTCTGTTGCCAGTGTTAATGTAAAGTGGCATAGTGATTAAACTTCTAGAAGTATTTCATCGTATGAaaatctctttttttatttcttaaaaaaatctcttttttttcttgtcatACTGACTCTACTGTATCAGTAACTTTGCTCATGTAGTGTAAAATTTAATGACCGTTTGGATCATCTGTGATTAAAATTTAGTCCACGGTGCACCTTATGTTGGACCTACTTGTAACGGTTGAGGGAGGTGGGAGGAATAAAAATTATAAGTTGAAGGATATTTCTGCCcaaaatataatattttttcaCCACGATCTCCCATCACCTGCCCGTTGTACCCGCCGCACCCTCCCGCTCGATACTCAACTCCGGCTTTCTCCCCCGCTGGCAGCCGGCGCAACCTGGTTATGTGAGGTCATGAGCTTCCAGCTCTCACACCGCGTCCCGATCCTCCTCATGTATTGTGCCAGCAAACGGCAGCTCAACCAGATCCATGGCCTACTCCTCACCTCTTGCCTCCACCCAAGCCTACGGGCCCTCTAGTCCAGGGGCGGAGACAGCCTACGGGCCCTCTAGTCCAGCAAACGGCAGCTCAACCAGATCCATGGCCTACTCCTCACCTCTTGCCTCCACCCAAGCCTACGGGCCCTCTAGtccaggggcggagacaggggaggcgggcaggggccatgcccccccccccacgttGGTGTAACTACACAAAAAACTCACTAATCTCATTGTTAATATTGTTCATTAACAAGATGTGGCTCCTCTGATTGTTGGTATTAGTAAATTGGCCCCCCTTATATTTTAAATCCAGTTCCGCCCCTGCTCTAGTTCACCGCGCCACCGAGCTCAGCAACATGGCACATGTGGACCTGCTCTTCTCCTCATTCCAGGCTGAAGATGTGGCGGAGCGCCGAGGCGGTGCATTGCTGGTCGGGTGCTTAAGGAGGGCCTGAACGCTGTGCTGGTCGTCGGCAGCTCGCTGCTCGAGTTATAGGTCGCCCGTGGCTCGCTGGTGCCCGTGGTTGTTACTCCAGGGCATGCCTTATCGACCCGATTTTGAAGTCCGGAGGGCGTAGGATTGTGGGCCAGTTTAGTTATCGAATTTTTGTGGGCAAAACTTTTTAGGTATTTTTACATCACTGATtagaaaatattaaatatagactaattataaaactaattatatagatggacggaaaatcgtgagatgaatctattaagcctaattaatttgtcattagagattatttactgtacgacgacattgtctaatcattgcataattaggttcattagattcgtctcgcgatttcactCGAGagttatggaatgagttttgtcagttatccgcatttaatactcataattagtggtcaaacgttcgaaattactgtagcattggataaaattttgaaactaaacggggcctcaaGCTGGCCTTGGATCAGCCCGGCGTAAGGCTATTATTCTAATAATCATTTTCTATGGTTTGGTTGGTAGTCTTGTAGCACTATAAATGAGATTATGCAATTAGGCCAAGCAGAACATTCTGGTAGAAATTTGCAATGTGTGTGTAAGATGAGAAGTTGAATGAGGATTTCTTTGCACATATAGTTTAGCATTAAAATTtagtttctatatttttttgaaaatatgtgTGTGACGCACGTACATCTTTGCTAGTATTAGGTAACTAAGTCTATGCGTATTTAAATCCATAGACTAAATTTTAGGTGGGAAACTATTTGAAACAcatcgctgtgttcgcttggctgcgGCTGATGACTGgtactgatttgttatgagataacagtactgctgactggctggtagttggtggctggtgctgatttagtatgagagaacagtactgctggctggttggctgacaagccaagcgaagaCACCATGAGTGATACTAAACTTTAGTCGGAATTGGGTGGATTCAATGGACTAATGGACTAAACTTAGTTCAAAGTCATTCTAGATTCAAACTTTGTCCccataataaatcatttgatCCTATTTAGAAGATCCATGTGCATGCAACAAATATAGATGATAAATAGGGCAAATCATTTTATCTACTTGTTAATCTATCATAGAATTTCCTAGAATGATTTGTATTTTAGGATGGAGGAAATATCTAAATTTTTGGCAGCGCATTAGTTTCCTATTAAACACCTAAAAGATACTTAATTTCTCTCTAAAAGAACTAGTATGCGTGTTCACAAAATTTAGATGGCCAGTATAGAGTAAAAGCAAGACGAGTTTGTGGACTGAGAAAAAGATACATTATAAGTTGTGTTACAAAAACAACATGTACAATGGTGAAAAAATAATTTCATACTTTTCTCTTAAATAATTTGTTAAAAAatcatgattaattaattaaaaggtaAAATAACCTTAGTTCACCTTATTTATTAGCCCATATTGGCACATTCCTACATATACTAAACATTCTAAAAACCATCTCGTTTTCTGTCATCCTCTCTCCATATTATTAAAATTCTACGTGAAACTACGTTAGTTGACTTATAATACCACTAATATGTacttttttatttacatatcttTTTAGATATACGATATTTGCTATACATCTAGATATAAACAAATATTATTTTTATCTTTACCTATTTTTAAAAAGCGGACCGATTCTACGATACTTTAACTTTTCGTATGTCATCAATCATTGACAAGAGGGCCCAAAAATCGACTGCTCGAGCGGCACCAATTTGAGTCTGACACGATCTCCAATCGGCGtccgcccctcctccctgtCCAGGGCGGTACTCACCGTCCCCGCGCTTCCCTTGGCGCACCAAAAGTGATTTCTTTATTATTATCAATTGTTCCTCCGCGGCTCCCCAACTCTGTCGTGCCCGGTGCTCACGGTGGCTTCACACATGGACGGCCATCATACGTTAGACTGACTCCAACAACAAAGAGGCAAATTGGATAGGCAAATACAAATTGCCTTGCGTCTACAGTGGTTGAAATAGGATATTTTTTTATGTCTCCAACAGTTGGAGAGGCAAACACATCCGCCCGCCCTGCTGGCCATCCGCCCGCGCTCGACTAGCGTGCCGCCCGCCCCGAGCATCGCCTCGCCATCCCCCGtgcttcctccctccttcgcgCACCCGCGGTAGCgccgtcgcgcgccgccgccgccgccgttgagcACCGCCGTCCCGCCTCGCCTTCCCGGCCGTGCGGTCGCCGTCGTGACACGTCTTTGCACGTTCCAGGGGCAGAGGAAGCCTAGCTCGTCAGAGCTACAGAGGAAGCGCGGCGGCGACACGCCGCAGCGGGCCCCGCCGCTGCAGGAACGCCGGCCCGGCAAGTGcacagcgcgaggcaacagacAGAGCCGTGGCGAGAGGGGAATCAGGGCAGGGGGCGAGGTGGGGTCGAGCCTCGTGAGCAATCGAGAAGGGGCTCACCGGACCGGGCAAAACGACGACGAC
This portion of the Panicum virgatum strain AP13 chromosome 2N, P.virgatum_v5, whole genome shotgun sequence genome encodes:
- the LOC120660454 gene encoding histidine protein methyltransferase 1 homolog isoform X1, producing MENTEAAKNTTTSGFASPLFSFSNPGSASFGFGFDSGAPPPPPPPAVEVQLSEESPVASASLDPVVVDDSLTIYKGRVSTSDVFGVKDSDLVPGKYEGGLKLWEGSLDLVKALNSDIKEGRLLLESKRVLELGCGHGLPGIFAGLKGACLIHFQDFNAEVLKCLTIPNAKVNLFKEPPEGTRTSTSVGFFAGDWSEMDKLLLCGDAEQDRTTSGVTEDKTYNGYDIIMMAETVYALSSLPNLYRLIKKCLRYPGGVVYMAGKKHYFGVGGGTRPFLRLVEEDGAMLTERLNDVADGSSNVREVWKFSFK
- the LOC120660454 gene encoding histidine protein methyltransferase 1 homolog isoform X4, whose translation is MGRVSTSDVFGVKDSDLVPGKYEGGLKLWEGSLDLVKALNSDIKEGRLLLESKRVLELGCGHGLPGIFAGLKGACLIHFQDFNAEVLKCLTIPNAKVNLFKEPPEGTRTSTSVGFFAGDWSEMDKLLLCGDAEQDRTTSGVTEDKTYNGYDIIMMAETVYALSSLPNLYRLIKKCLRYPGGVVYMAGKKHYFGVGGGTRPFLRLVEEDGAMLTERLNDVADGSSNVREVWKFSFK
- the LOC120658834 gene encoding transcription repressor OFP14-like is translated as MEEGEDADAIAMAEESPKQQAAACNKRARLHRSFLRLSRALKKLHARRGHQAAATAGASEPPQTPSSSAAASFLSGCMHHPRTHSFASARRHNKHEDDDREDALAVNFRSLRIVGSTTADAVVANECSSASSSLQDHYSSDGGREREGVVPPLPAAVASKASVVGGAGVAVVTFSAAPYEDFRRSMREMVDDAAACGSAAPAVDWDFMEELLFCYLRLNDRAVHGDILRAFTDTVAALRRRRRRRAAAKSGRARRRGAGADSNG